A region from the Alnus glutinosa chromosome 5, dhAlnGlut1.1, whole genome shotgun sequence genome encodes:
- the LOC133868100 gene encoding peroxidase 42: MASNSKALFFFALLSFSAVSLRPAFADNEEDPGLVMNFYKDACPQAEDIIKEQVRLLYKRHKNTAFSWLRNIFHDCGVQSCDASLLLDSTRRTLSEKETDRSFGLRNFRYIDNIKEAVERECPGVVSCSDILVLSARDGIVALGGPHIPLKTGRRDGRQSRAAVVEKYLPDHNESMSVVLERFSAMGINTPGVVALLGAHSVGRTHCVKLVHRLYPEVDPELNPNHVEHMLYKCPDAIPDPKAVQYVRNDRGTPMVLDNNYYRNILDNKGLLIVDHQLATDKRTKPYVKKMAKSQDYFFKEFSRAITLLSENNPLTGTEGEIRKQCNVANKLH, from the exons ATGGCTTCCAATTCCAAAGCTCTCTTCTTCTTTGCTTTGTTGTCCTTCTCAGCTGTGTCTCTCAGGCCTGCTTTTGCAGACAATGAGGAAGACCCAGGTCTTGTAATGAACTTTTACAAGGATGCATGCCCTCAGGCTGAAGACATTATCAAAGAACAAGTCAGGCTCCTCTACAAGCGCCACAAGAACACTGCTTTCTCGTGGCTCAGGAACATCTTTCATGACTGTGGTGTTCAg TCGTGTGATGCTTCACTACTGCTGGACTCAACAAGGAGGACCTTGTCTGAGAAGGAGACAGACAGGAGCTTTGGGCTGAGGAATTTTAGGTACATCGACAACATCAAAGAAGCTGTGGAGAGGGAGTGCCCTGGAGTTGTTTCCTGTTCAGATATCCTTGTGTTGTCTGCTAGGGATGGCATTGTTGCG CTGGGAGGCCCTCACATCCCTCTCAAGACTGGAAGAAGAGATGGTAGGCAGAGCAGAGCAGCTGTGGTTGAAAAATACCTCCCAGACCACAATGAGAGCATGTCTGTTGTCCTTGAAAGGTTTTCTGCCATGGGTATTAACACCCCTGGAGTGGTTGCTTTGCTAG GAGCTCACAGTGTTGGTCGAACCCACTGTGTGAAGCTAGTGCACCGTTTGTACCCAGAAGTTGATCCTGAGCTGAACCCCAACCATGTCGAGCACATGCTCTACAAGTGCCCTGACGCAATCCCAGATCCAAAGGCTGTTCAATATGTGAGAAATGACCGTGGTACCCCGATGGTTCTAGACAACAATTATTACAGGAACATATTGGATAACAAGGGCCTACTGATAGTGGACCACCAACTAGCCACCGACAAGAGAACAAAGCCTTATGTGAAGAAAATGGCTAAGAGCCAGGACTACTTCTTCAAGGAGTTTTCAAGGGCCATTACCCTTCTCTCTGAGAACAACCCTCTTACTGGTACAGAGGGTGAGATCAGAAAGCAGTGTAATGTTGCCAACAAACTTCACTAA
- the LOC133868712 gene encoding uncharacterized protein LOC133868712 isoform X1: MVELQPCASLVNASSLCAIEQEVKGEGVNVIAEITAELERERRKNAELLERISILEAQIQERNKESLPTNGQGNCPNAIERSFKKSKRQKIEIASAGIENGNISKTEMASQKTHDPQCLPPKDPSPGDSLVNWMSMDETQFLHFEKFKDGDSAADFDDTDDSDDEDDDYHEEDDINSDHKVGDIDENSRIANEVKEYLHDGVDERSHIPCLENSSGGQSEPTYTIANHETNKYQKENHMVPDKQPVYDDRELKRADRIETKKTGGHKAPSEILTSDKEVCHAGPGSLSLHKKPPKVAFCPKELKRIIESDILLQKNAQSHTIRKIIVFSSLGIRHGCEDMYELDFNHFSILRKGEPYVSPKNPGEHVLYENPGVRMKVFYPNRQNPTLCPVQILEEEKAMRPSDASCPSCLFLCIKYGGRTRNLPQNEYVRQRMGRNKLKSFGPLMCRKAMLVHIRSGSFFFKALGITLLFMAGFPDDLVQRETKYRNLDLLQKYYRTDEDAEGEELFVPHPAPCNTQASRGSQQSSGKTSSAKARGRKKTSSNLKPNNLQRPSVQQSTPSSSVHPMPCQTSADNLEISNPVMPSNVSYHNQTPYHVFPQQQANGFLPIMYWPPPNPFPPGRYPSTYGFPSFPSTANYISIHQQPYYSHPSSSPFTPNKVAGTQKNNAALVEADSDSDSSSSSIDPKEH; this comes from the exons ATGGTGGAGCTTCAACCCTGTGCTAGCTTGGTCAATGCTTCTTCATTGTGTGCTATAGAGCAAGAAGTGAAAGGGGAGGGTGTCAATGTTATTGCTGAAATTACTGCTGAGTTAGAAAGGGAAAGACGGAAGAATGCTGAGCTCTTGGAGAGAATATCAATTCTTGAAGCTCAAATACAGGAAAGGAATAAGGAATCTCTTCCTACAAATGGACAA GGAAATTGTCCCAATGCAATTGAAAGAAGCTTCAAGAAGtcaaaaagacagaaaatagAAATAGCTAGTGCTGGAATTGAGAATGGAAATATTAGTAAAACTGAAATGGCATCACAGAAGACGCATGACCCCCAGTGTTTGCCCCCCAAAGATCCAAGTCCAGGAGACAGTTTGGTCAATTGGATGAGCATGGATGAGACCCAGTTTTtgcattttgaaaaatttaaagatgGTGATTCAGCTGCAGATTTTGATGATACAGATGACAGTGACGACGAAGATGATGATTATCATGAAGAGGATGATATTAACAGCGACCATAAAGTTGGGGACATTGATGAGAATTCAAGAATTGCTAATGAGGTAAAGGAGTATCTTCATGATGGTGTTGATGAGAGATCACATATACCATGCTTGGAGAACTCCTCTGGTGGTCAGAGTGAGCCTACGTATACAATTGCGAACCATGAAACAAATAAGTATCAAAAGGAAAATCACATGGTACCTGATAAACAGCCAGTTTATGATGACAGGGAACTCAAAAGAGCTGACAGGATCGAAACCAAAAAGACTGGAGGACATAAAGCACCATCTGAGATCCTTACTTCTGATAAAGAGGTTTGTCATGCAGGACCTGGAAGCCTATCATTGCACAAAAAACCTCCAAAGGTGGCTTTCTGTCCAAAAGAATTGAAGAGAATAATTGAGTCGGATATCCTGTTACAGAAAAATGCCCAGTCTCACACCAtaagaaaaattatagttttttcaTCTCTTGGTATAAGGCATGGCTGTGAAGATATGTATGAGTTAGACTTCAATCATTTTAGCATTTTAAGGAAGGGAGAACCATATGTATCTCCAAAGAATCCTGGG GAGCATGTTTTATATGAGAATCCTGGTGTCCGGATGAAGGTCTTTTATCCCAATCGACAGAATCCAACATTATGTCCAGTTCAGATACTTGAGGAAGAGAAGGCTATGCGACCATCTGATGCTAGTTGCCCATCATGCTTATTTCTGTGTATCAAGTATGGAGGAAGAACGAGAAATCTTCCACAAAACGA ATATGTTAGGCAGCGCATGGGAAGAAACAAGCTTAAGTCTTTTGGGCCATTGATGTGTAGAAAAGCAATGCTTGTTCATATTCGAAGTGGGAGCTTCTTCTTCAAGGCCTTAGGCATCACACTTCTGTTCATGGCTGGTTTTCCTGATGACCTGGTTCAAAGGGAAACAAAATACCGGAACTTGGACTTGCTTCAAAAATATTACAG GACAGATGAAGATGCTGAAGGGGAGGAGTTATTTGTTCCACATCCGGCACCTTGCAATACT CAGGCTAGCCGTGGTTCTCAGCAGTCAAGTGGGAAAACATCTTCTGCTAAAGCAAGGGGGAGGAAAAAAACCAGTTCAAATCTTAAGCCTAATAATTTGCAAAGACCCTCAGTCCAACAGTCTACACCTTCAAGCTCTGTACATCCCATGCCATGTCAGACCTCAGCAGATAACCTTGAAATTTCAAATCCAGTGATGCCCAGCAATGTCTCCTATCATAATCAGACCCCATACCATGTGTTCCCACAACAGCAAGCAAATGGTTTCCTACCTATAATGTATTGGCCTCCTCCAAACCCATTTCCTCCTGGACGTTACCCATCTACATATGGCTTCCCATCTTTTCCATCTACTGCAAATTACATCTCCATTCATCAACAGCCTTATTACAGCCACCCCTCCAGCAGTCCTTTCACACCCAACAAGGTAGCAGGCACACAGAAGAACAATGCGGCCTTGGTGGAAGCTGATAGtgactctgacagcagttcaaGCAGTATAGATCCAAAAGAACATTAG
- the LOC133868712 gene encoding uncharacterized protein LOC133868712 isoform X2, whose protein sequence is MVELQPCASLVNASSLCAIEQEVKGEGVNVIAEITAELERERRKNAELLERISILEAQIQERNKESLPTNGQGNCPNAIERSFKKSKRQKIEIASAGIENGNISKTEMASQKTHDPQCLPPKDPSPGDSLVNWMSMDETQFLHFEKFKDGDSAADFDDTDDSDDEDDDYHEEDDINSDHKVGDIDENSRIANEVKEYLHDGVDERSHIPCLENSSGGQSEPTYTIANHETNKYQKENHMVPDKQPVYDDRELKRADRIETKKTGGHKAPSEILTSDKEVCHAGPGSLSLHKKPPKVAFCPKELKRIIESDILLQKNAQSHTIRKIIVFSSLGIRHGCEDMYELDFNHFSILRKGEPYVSPKNPGEHVLYENPGVRMKVFYPNRQNPTLCPVQILEEEKAMRPSDASCPSCLFLCIKYGGRTRNLPQNEYVRQRMGRNKLKSFGPLMCRKAMLVHIRSGSFFFKALGITLLFMAGFPDDLVQRETKYRNLDLLQKYYRTDEDAEGEELFVPHPAPCNTASRGSQQSSGKTSSAKARGRKKTSSNLKPNNLQRPSVQQSTPSSSVHPMPCQTSADNLEISNPVMPSNVSYHNQTPYHVFPQQQANGFLPIMYWPPPNPFPPGRYPSTYGFPSFPSTANYISIHQQPYYSHPSSSPFTPNKVAGTQKNNAALVEADSDSDSSSSSIDPKEH, encoded by the exons ATGGTGGAGCTTCAACCCTGTGCTAGCTTGGTCAATGCTTCTTCATTGTGTGCTATAGAGCAAGAAGTGAAAGGGGAGGGTGTCAATGTTATTGCTGAAATTACTGCTGAGTTAGAAAGGGAAAGACGGAAGAATGCTGAGCTCTTGGAGAGAATATCAATTCTTGAAGCTCAAATACAGGAAAGGAATAAGGAATCTCTTCCTACAAATGGACAA GGAAATTGTCCCAATGCAATTGAAAGAAGCTTCAAGAAGtcaaaaagacagaaaatagAAATAGCTAGTGCTGGAATTGAGAATGGAAATATTAGTAAAACTGAAATGGCATCACAGAAGACGCATGACCCCCAGTGTTTGCCCCCCAAAGATCCAAGTCCAGGAGACAGTTTGGTCAATTGGATGAGCATGGATGAGACCCAGTTTTtgcattttgaaaaatttaaagatgGTGATTCAGCTGCAGATTTTGATGATACAGATGACAGTGACGACGAAGATGATGATTATCATGAAGAGGATGATATTAACAGCGACCATAAAGTTGGGGACATTGATGAGAATTCAAGAATTGCTAATGAGGTAAAGGAGTATCTTCATGATGGTGTTGATGAGAGATCACATATACCATGCTTGGAGAACTCCTCTGGTGGTCAGAGTGAGCCTACGTATACAATTGCGAACCATGAAACAAATAAGTATCAAAAGGAAAATCACATGGTACCTGATAAACAGCCAGTTTATGATGACAGGGAACTCAAAAGAGCTGACAGGATCGAAACCAAAAAGACTGGAGGACATAAAGCACCATCTGAGATCCTTACTTCTGATAAAGAGGTTTGTCATGCAGGACCTGGAAGCCTATCATTGCACAAAAAACCTCCAAAGGTGGCTTTCTGTCCAAAAGAATTGAAGAGAATAATTGAGTCGGATATCCTGTTACAGAAAAATGCCCAGTCTCACACCAtaagaaaaattatagttttttcaTCTCTTGGTATAAGGCATGGCTGTGAAGATATGTATGAGTTAGACTTCAATCATTTTAGCATTTTAAGGAAGGGAGAACCATATGTATCTCCAAAGAATCCTGGG GAGCATGTTTTATATGAGAATCCTGGTGTCCGGATGAAGGTCTTTTATCCCAATCGACAGAATCCAACATTATGTCCAGTTCAGATACTTGAGGAAGAGAAGGCTATGCGACCATCTGATGCTAGTTGCCCATCATGCTTATTTCTGTGTATCAAGTATGGAGGAAGAACGAGAAATCTTCCACAAAACGA ATATGTTAGGCAGCGCATGGGAAGAAACAAGCTTAAGTCTTTTGGGCCATTGATGTGTAGAAAAGCAATGCTTGTTCATATTCGAAGTGGGAGCTTCTTCTTCAAGGCCTTAGGCATCACACTTCTGTTCATGGCTGGTTTTCCTGATGACCTGGTTCAAAGGGAAACAAAATACCGGAACTTGGACTTGCTTCAAAAATATTACAG GACAGATGAAGATGCTGAAGGGGAGGAGTTATTTGTTCCACATCCGGCACCTTGCAATACT GCTAGCCGTGGTTCTCAGCAGTCAAGTGGGAAAACATCTTCTGCTAAAGCAAGGGGGAGGAAAAAAACCAGTTCAAATCTTAAGCCTAATAATTTGCAAAGACCCTCAGTCCAACAGTCTACACCTTCAAGCTCTGTACATCCCATGCCATGTCAGACCTCAGCAGATAACCTTGAAATTTCAAATCCAGTGATGCCCAGCAATGTCTCCTATCATAATCAGACCCCATACCATGTGTTCCCACAACAGCAAGCAAATGGTTTCCTACCTATAATGTATTGGCCTCCTCCAAACCCATTTCCTCCTGGACGTTACCCATCTACATATGGCTTCCCATCTTTTCCATCTACTGCAAATTACATCTCCATTCATCAACAGCCTTATTACAGCCACCCCTCCAGCAGTCCTTTCACACCCAACAAGGTAGCAGGCACACAGAAGAACAATGCGGCCTTGGTGGAAGCTGATAGtgactctgacagcagttcaaGCAGTATAGATCCAAAAGAACATTAG
- the LOC133868312 gene encoding putative F-box/FBD/LRR-repeat protein At1g78760 isoform X3, with protein sequence MIVGDSLKEFYYKEQFGRRSYKLLIGLSNVKLLRLSSDVVEFLMDAAEHLPHMPMFNNLMDLIFVVYSVDLDCTTLSKILQKFPCLKTLNFFEGISLSNDWKEDDSIDRIFDPVPPCFLSHLKCIKVGRYCGDKKELSAVKTLLKYAVVLDEIIITCSKHFARNLEKQVKVSKQLLELPRCSQNCKIILE encoded by the exons ATGATTGTTGGAGATAGTCTCAAAGAATTTTATTACAAGG AACAATTTGGCCGTCGTAGCTATAAGCTTCTTATAGGGCTCTCCAACGTAAAACTCCTAAGACTTTCCTCAGATGTGGTTGAG TTTCTGATGGATGCAGCAGAACACCTACCTCATATGCCCATGTTCAATAACCTGATGGATTTGATATTCGTAGTATATTCGGTTGATCTTGACTGTACAACACTATCGAAGATATTGCAAAAATTTCCTTGTCTTaagactttgaatttttttgag GGGATCAGTCTGTCCAATGATTGGAAAGAAGATGATAGCATTGATAGGATATTTGATCCAGTGCCTCCATGTTTCTTGTCTCATCTCAAGTGCATTAAAGTTGGTAGGTATTGTGGAGATAAGAAGGAACTTTCTGCAGTAAAGACTTTGCTAAAATATGCAGTTGTGTTGGACGAAATAATTATAACTTGCTCAAAGCATTTTGCAAGGAACTTAGAGAAGCAAGTGAAGGTTTCTAAACAGTTGTTGGAGCTACCTAGATGTTCACAAAATTGTAAAATCATTTTGGAATGA
- the LOC133868312 gene encoding F-box/LRR-repeat protein At3g59250-like isoform X2, with the protein MEGNSRIQNRQKKQKLLIKKKKNHQKKQKLNEEQDTDGNNKCLSNLPEAVLLDILSLLPTKDAARTSLLSKRWKYLWASIPNLVFDGSFPAMRTICFSYLEILTIKHVTFSDEYLTQQLFSGTPVLKKLDILYCSWGDLKVVTISAPKLHSLRIHECREKKSRNGDVCQVMIFAESLKEFYYSGIFSNYRLYKSFTLVKAWISTYPKPSEKIAHCMYKLLTGFSNVQFLTLPCALVKAMIYAAELVPRMPMFNNLVDLEFLSPWSIDLDCAALWTLLQKSPCLKALKFSLGDQS; encoded by the exons ATGGAGGGAAATTCACGTATTCAAAATCGCCAAAAGAAGCAGaaactacttatcaaaaaaaaaaaaaaccaccaaaagAAGCAGAAACTGAATGAAGAACAGGACACTGATGGGAACAACAAATGCCTAAGTAACTTACCCGAGGCCGTTCTTCTAGACATTCTTTCCCTTCTTCCAACAAAAGACGCTGCTAGGACAAGCCTACTTTCTAAAAGGTGGAAATACCTGTGGGCTTCTATTCCCAATCTAGTTTTTGATGGATCCTTTCCTGCTATGAGAACAATTTGCTTCTCATATCTAGAGATCTTGACAATCAAACATGTAACGTTTTCAGATGAGTACTTAACCCAGCAGCTTTTTTCTGGTACACCAGTCCTTAAGAAGTTGGATATATTATACTGCAGCTGGGGGGATCTCAAAGTTGTGACTATTTCTGCTCCCAAGCTTCATTCTCTGCGCATACATGAATGTCGGGAAAAAAAATCGAGAAATGGGGATGTTTGTCAGGTTATGATTTTTGCAGAGAGTCTCAAAGAATTTTATTACTCTGGTATATTCAGCAACTATCGCTTATATAAGTCATTCACATTGGTAAAGGCATGGATTTCCACTTACCCTAAACCATCAGAAAAAATTGCTCATTGCATGTATAAGCTTCTTACAGGGTTCTCCAACGTACAATTTTTAACACTTCCCTGTGCGCTGGTTAAG GCTATGATATATGCAGCAGAACTCGTACCTCGTATGCCTATGTTCAATAACCTAGTGGATTTGGAGTTCCTTAGTCCATGGTCAATAGATCTTGATTGTGCAGCACTATGGACTTTATTGCAAAAGTCTCCTTGTCTTAAGgctttgaaattttctttgg GGGATCAGTCGTGA
- the LOC133868312 gene encoding putative FBD-associated F-box protein At5g56430 isoform X1, with amino-acid sequence MEGNSRIQNRQKKQKLLIKKKKNHQKKQKLNEEQDTDGNNKCLSNLPEAVLLDILSLLPTKDAARTSLLSKRWKYLWASIPNLVFDGSFPAMRTICFSYLEILTIKHVTFSDEYLTQQLFSGTPVLKKLDILYCSWGDLKVVTISAPKLHSLRIHECREKKSRNGDVCQVMIFAESLKEFYYSGIFSNYRLYKSFTLVKAWISTYPKPSEKIAHCMYKLLTGFSNVQFLTLPCALVKGISREKVDGILNPVPPCFLSHFKCIEVAEYRGDENELSAVKILLKNAIVLDKIVITCPKLYARYKEGQEKICKQLKELRGRSQNCKIILECASEILL; translated from the exons ATGGAGGGAAATTCACGTATTCAAAATCGCCAAAAGAAGCAGaaactacttatcaaaaaaaaaaaaaaccaccaaaagAAGCAGAAACTGAATGAAGAACAGGACACTGATGGGAACAACAAATGCCTAAGTAACTTACCCGAGGCCGTTCTTCTAGACATTCTTTCCCTTCTTCCAACAAAAGACGCTGCTAGGACAAGCCTACTTTCTAAAAGGTGGAAATACCTGTGGGCTTCTATTCCCAATCTAGTTTTTGATGGATCCTTTCCTGCTATGAGAACAATTTGCTTCTCATATCTAGAGATCTTGACAATCAAACATGTAACGTTTTCAGATGAGTACTTAACCCAGCAGCTTTTTTCTGGTACACCAGTCCTTAAGAAGTTGGATATATTATACTGCAGCTGGGGGGATCTCAAAGTTGTGACTATTTCTGCTCCCAAGCTTCATTCTCTGCGCATACATGAATGTCGGGAAAAAAAATCGAGAAATGGGGATGTTTGTCAGGTTATGATTTTTGCAGAGAGTCTCAAAGAATTTTATTACTCTGGTATATTCAGCAACTATCGCTTATATAAGTCATTCACATTGGTAAAGGCATGGATTTCCACTTACCCTAAACCATCAGAAAAAATTGCTCATTGCATGTATAAGCTTCTTACAGGGTTCTCCAACGTACAATTTTTAACACTTCCCTGTGCGCTGGTTAAG GGGATCAGTCGTGAGAAAGTTGATGGGATATTGAATCCAGTGCCTCCATGTTTCTTGTCACACTTCAAGTGCATTGAAGTTGCTGAGTATCGTGGAGATGAGAATGAGCTTTCTGCTGTAAAGATTTTGCTCAAGAATGCAATTGTCTTAGACAAAATAGTTATAACTTGCCCCAAGCTTTATGCAAGATACAAAGAGGGCCAAGAGAAGATTTGTAAACAGTTGAAAGAGCTCCGTGGACGGTCACAAAATTGTAAAATCATTTTGGAATGTGCTTCTGAGATCTTActctaa